Proteins encoded by one window of Desulfovibrio ferrophilus:
- a CDS encoding response regulator, whose product MALIMTVDDSASVRQMVSFTLKNAGHEVIEACDGKDALSKLSGPIKMVITDLNMPNMDGITLIKNVRANASYKFVPIIMLTTESQASKKQEGKSAGATGWVVKPFKPEQLLAVVKKVLR is encoded by the coding sequence ATGGCTTTGATAATGACCGTTGATGATTCCGCCAGCGTTAGGCAGATGGTGAGTTTTACCTTGAAGAATGCCGGGCACGAAGTGATCGAGGCTTGCGACGGCAAGGATGCCTTGAGCAAGCTCTCGGGCCCCATCAAGATGGTGATCACCGACTTGAATATGCCGAATATGGACGGCATTACCCTGATCAAGAATGTCAGGGCCAATGCCTCCTACAAGTTTGTCCCCATTATCATGCTGACGACGGAATCCCAGGCATCGAAGAAACAGGAAGGCAAATCCGCCGGAGCCACGGGTTGGGTCGTGAAACCCTTCAAGCCCGAGCAATTGCTGGCTGTGGTGAAAAAGGTGCTCAGATAG
- a CDS encoding STAS domain-containing protein, translated as MAKYDMIGAGPEGTLVLSGEWTIESASMLKQAFQEALERFEELALDLSGVDRADLIFLQTVCAAQAELKSKGKNLKAAGSTSAAVEELAGTAGFLMGSVDNCFWRRS; from the coding sequence ATGGCAAAATATGATATGATTGGTGCCGGGCCCGAGGGGACTTTGGTCTTGTCGGGCGAATGGACCATTGAGAGTGCCTCCATGCTCAAGCAGGCCTTTCAGGAAGCCCTTGAGCGTTTTGAAGAACTCGCGTTGGATCTTTCGGGCGTGGATCGAGCTGATTTGATTTTTTTGCAAACAGTTTGCGCCGCTCAGGCTGAATTGAAGAGTAAAGGCAAGAACTTGAAGGCGGCAGGCTCGACTTCAGCTGCAGTGGAAGAGCTCGCAGGGACCGCCGGATTTCTAATGGGCAGCGTTGATAATTGCTTTTGGAGGAGAAGTTAG